Below is a genomic region from Chromatiaceae bacterium.
GTGCGCGAAGCCGTCAAGGCGGCCGAGACCGCGGTATACCGGTTCGAGCAATGCAAGAGCACGGCGTCGCCACCCAAGCGTCCTCTGAAACGGATCGATTTTCTGGCGTCCGGTCGGGGTCAGTGCAGTGCAGCCGAGCGGGCATCGGTGCACGGCCGCGCGATCGCCATCGGCACGAGGCTGACGAAAGATCTCGCGAATCTGCCCGGCAACCTCTGCACGCCCACCTATCTCGCCGAGCAGGCCCAGGCTCTGGCGCGCGGTCGTCGGAAGCTGAAGGTCACGGTACTTTCCGAAGCCCAGATGAAGAAGCTCGGCATGGGCGCGCTGCTGTCGGTATCGCGCGGCAGCCGGCAACCCGCAAAACTGATCGTTCTCGAGTACTCCGGTGGCAAGACCGGTTCGAAACCGGTCGCCCTGGTCGGCAAGGGACTGACATTCGACGCCGGCGGCATCTCGATCAAACCCGCGGCCAATATGGATGAAATGAAGTACGACATGTGCGGCGGCGCGAGCGTACTGGGCACGATCGCTGCCTGCGCCGAGATGGATCTGCCGATCAACGTGGTCGGTGTGGTGCCAAGTTCCGAAAACCTTCCCGACGGTGACGCGAACAAACCCGGCGACATCGTGACTTCCATGTCCGGCCAGACGATCGAAGTCCTGAACACCGACGCGGAAGGGCGCCTGATTCTGTGCGATGCGCTGACCTACACCGAGCGATTCAAACCGGCGGCGGTGGTCGATATCGCGACCTTGACCGGCGCCTGCATCGTGGCCCTCGGCGACCAGGCGAGCGGTTTGATGGCAAACGACGACGACCTGGCCAATGAACTGCTGGATGCCGGCACCGCCACCGGCGACCGCGCCTGGCGACTTCCGCTTTGGGATGAGTATCAGAAGCAGCTGGACAGCAATTTTGCCGACATGGCGAACATCGGTGGCGGTCGCGGGGCCGGCACGATCACCGCAGCCTGCTTCCTGTCGCGTTACACCAAGGCGTTCAAGTGGGCGCATCTGGACATCGCCGGCACCTCCTGGCTGACCGGCAAAGACAAGGGCGCCACCGGCCGACCGGTACCATTGCTCACGGAGTTTCTGATGCGACGCTGCAAGGTGGCCATGTAAGCCGAAGGCCTGGCATGACTCAGATCGACTTTTACGTATTGCGTGCCGACGCGCGCGGTGACCGTTTCGCACTGGCCTGCCGGATTGCCGAAAAGGCGCGCCGCGCCGGCCATCGCGTGCTGATACACAGCCGTGACGCCACGCAGGCGAGGCACGTCAACGAACTGCTGTGGACGCTGTGGGAGCAAAGCTTTGTCCCGCACGGACTGCTAGGCGAGGCCGAACGTGACATCAATCCGATCCTGATCGGTGACGGACACGCCGATGCCGACGAGCACGACATCCTGATCAATCTCGATCCGGAGATACCAACCTTCTTCGGCCGCTTCGAGCGGCTCATCGAGTGCGTCGATCATGACGACGCCGTGCGCGAGTCCAGCCGCGAGCGATTTCGCTACTACCGCGCACACGGCTACCCATTGGATACCCACGACATCACCTAGGTCCCGTCGCAAAAGACGGCGTCCGCATCGCGGACCCACGAAAAAAGGGCCCGAGGGCCCTTTTTTCCTGTCTGCACAGACCGGGGCGAATCAGGCCTCGGCCTCTTCGTTGACCGCCTTCATGCTCAGGCGGATGCGCCCCTGCTTGTCGACCTCGAGCACCTTGACCTTGATCGTGTCTCCCTCGTTCAGCTTGTCGCTGACCTTCTCGACACGCTCGTCGGAAATCTGGCTGATGTGCACGAGACCATCCTTGCCCGGCAGGATCGTGACGAACGCGCCGAAGTCCATCAGGCGGGCGACACGGCCTTCGTACACCTTTCCGACCTCGACGTCGGCGGTGATCAACTCAACGCGTTTGCGCGCCTCGTCACCCGCACTCTTGTCGACCGAGAAGATCTTCACCGTACCATCGTCGCTGATGTCGACGGTCGCACCGGTTTCCTCGGTGATCGAGCGGATCGTAACGCCACCCTTGCCGATGACGTCGCGGATCTTGTCGGGATTGATCTTGAACGAAATGATGCGCGGTGCATGCTCGGACATCTGTGCACGCGGCGCATTGATCGCCTTGTTCATCTCCTCGAGGATGTGCATACGCCCATCCTTGGCCTGAGCCAGCGCGATCTCCATGATCTCTCGGGTGATGCCGTCGATCTTGATGTCCATCTGCAGCGCATTCACGCCGTTCACGGTGCCGGCAACCTTGAAATCCATATCGCCGAGGTGGTCTTCATCGCCCAGGATGTCGGTCAAGACAGCGAACTGATCGCCTTCCTTGATCAAGCCCATCGCGACACCGGCGACCGGCGACTTGACCGGCACGCCCGCGTCCATCAGCGAGAGGCTCGTGCCGCAGACCGATGCCATCGACGACGAACCGTTCGACTCCGTGATCTCCGATACGACGCGGATCGAATAGGGGAACTCACTCATATCGGGCATGCACGCGAGCACGCCGCGCTTCGCCAACCGTCCATGGCCGATCTCACGCCGCTTGGGACTGCCGACGCGGCCAAGCTCACCGACGCAGAACGGCGGGAAATTGTAGTGCAGCATGAACCCTTCTTTGCGCTCACCTTCCAGCGCATCGATGATCTGCGAATCACGCTCGGTGCCCAGTGTCGTGACGACCAGCGCCTGCGTCTCGCCGCGGGTGAACAGTGCGGACCCGTGGGTCCGCGGCAGCACGCCGGTGCGGATGTAGATCGGTCGCACCGTCTTGTTGTCGCGACCGTCTATGCGCGGCTCGCCCGCGATAATCCGACCACGCACCGTGGCCTTCTTCAGTTTCTCGATCGCACCGGCCACTTCGGCTTCGTCGAATTCCGGCGATTCGCCTGCACACAGCTGATCCTTCGCCGCCGCGACCGCCGCATCCACTGCCGCGTACCGCTCCATCTTGTCTGCGATGGTGTAGGCGTTGCGCAACGCATCCCCACAGGCGCTCTCCACCGCCGCCTTGAGTGCTTCGTTGACCGCCACTTCGGGAAGTTGAATAACCGGCTTGTTGACCTCCGCCGCCAGCTCCTTGATCGCCTGGATGACGACCTGCATCTGCTCGTGACCGAACAGCACGGCGCCCAACATGACCTCTTCGGAAAGCTGGTCCGCCTCCGATTCGACCATCAGCACGGCGTTCTCGGTGCCGGCGACGACGAGATCGAGGTCGGTGTTGTCGCTCAGGCCGGTCGGCCCGTTGAGGATGTAATTGCCGTCTTTGTAACCGACACGCGCAGCACCGATCGGACCCTGGAACGGCGCCCCCGAGATCGCGAGTGCTGCCGAGGTGCCGATCAGCGAGGGGATCTCCGGATCGATCCTCGGATTCAGCGACTTGACGGTGCAGATCACCTGGGTCTCGGAGATGAAGCTCTTCGGGAAAAGCGGTCGGATGGGACGGTCGATGAGTCGCGAGGTCAGGATCTCTTTTTCCGAGGGACGACCCTCGCGACGGAAGAATCCGCCCGGGATCTTACCCGCGGCGTACGTCTTCTCCTGGTAATCGACGGTCAGAGGGAAGAAATCGCGACCAGAGTCCGGTTTCTTGTCGTAAACCACGGTGACCAGCACCACAGTGTCCGCCATGTTGATCATCACTGCGGCGTCCGCCTGGCGGGCGATTTCACCGGTTTCCAGCGTTACTGTGTGTTCGCCGTACTGAAACGTTTTCTTGATCGCGTTCACTTGTTAATCCTCAAATCGTTACCGGGGGGCCGCTCAGCGGCGCAAACCGAGGCGGCTGATCAGCTCGCGGTAGCGTTCCACGTCCTTCGATTTGAGGTAATCGAGAAGCTTGCGGCGCTGGTTGACCAGG
It encodes:
- a CDS encoding leucyl aminopeptidase, which produces MEYNCKLGAAESIKTACLVVGVFKNNRLTPQVETLDQALGGQIKAVLKRQDFSADSGEIQLLYEPRNCAAERVLLVGLGEEKDFSARTYGQALLPAFSRLEKSGAANCLVMLPNDAKDDSTYRLVREAVKAAETAVYRFEQCKSTASPPKRPLKRIDFLASGRGQCSAAERASVHGRAIAIGTRLTKDLANLPGNLCTPTYLAEQAQALARGRRKLKVTVLSEAQMKKLGMGALLSVSRGSRQPAKLIVLEYSGGKTGSKPVALVGKGLTFDAGGISIKPAANMDEMKYDMCGGASVLGTIAACAEMDLPINVVGVVPSSENLPDGDANKPGDIVTSMSGQTIEVLNTDAEGRLILCDALTYTERFKPAAVVDIATLTGACIVALGDQASGLMANDDDLANELLDAGTATGDRAWRLPLWDEYQKQLDSNFADMANIGGGRGAGTITAACFLSRYTKAFKWAHLDIAGTSWLTGKDKGATGRPVPLLTEFLMRRCKVAM
- a CDS encoding DNA polymerase III subunit chi — protein: MTQIDFYVLRADARGDRFALACRIAEKARRAGHRVLIHSRDATQARHVNELLWTLWEQSFVPHGLLGEAERDINPILIGDGHADADEHDILINLDPEIPTFFGRFERLIECVDHDDAVRESSRERFRYYRAHGYPLDTHDIT
- the pnp gene encoding polyribonucleotide nucleotidyltransferase, with translation MNAIKKTFQYGEHTVTLETGEIARQADAAVMINMADTVVLVTVVYDKKPDSGRDFFPLTVDYQEKTYAAGKIPGGFFRREGRPSEKEILTSRLIDRPIRPLFPKSFISETQVICTVKSLNPRIDPEIPSLIGTSAALAISGAPFQGPIGAARVGYKDGNYILNGPTGLSDNTDLDLVVAGTENAVLMVESEADQLSEEVMLGAVLFGHEQMQVVIQAIKELAAEVNKPVIQLPEVAVNEALKAAVESACGDALRNAYTIADKMERYAAVDAAVAAAKDQLCAGESPEFDEAEVAGAIEKLKKATVRGRIIAGEPRIDGRDNKTVRPIYIRTGVLPRTHGSALFTRGETQALVVTTLGTERDSQIIDALEGERKEGFMLHYNFPPFCVGELGRVGSPKRREIGHGRLAKRGVLACMPDMSEFPYSIRVVSEITESNGSSSMASVCGTSLSLMDAGVPVKSPVAGVAMGLIKEGDQFAVLTDILGDEDHLGDMDFKVAGTVNGVNALQMDIKIDGITREIMEIALAQAKDGRMHILEEMNKAINAPRAQMSEHAPRIISFKINPDKIRDVIGKGGVTIRSITEETGATVDISDDGTVKIFSVDKSAGDEARKRVELITADVEVGKVYEGRVARLMDFGAFVTILPGKDGLVHISQISDERVEKVSDKLNEGDTIKVKVLEVDKQGRIRLSMKAVNEEAEA